GGAGGTCATGCAGCGGGGCTGCGCCTGCTCCTTCCTCTATGGGCCAGACACCAGTGAGCTTGTCCGCCAACAGATCCGCAAGGCCCTGGATGAGCACAAGGAGTTCAAGGCTGAGCTGATCCTGTACCGGAAGAGCGGTGAGGGGCCGCCTGGCCAGCCCGCCTCACTCTGGAGGTCTCACCCAGCCTGGCACCCACTCCATCTACTGTCCTGGTGTTCCATCCCCatcatctccatctccccgtcTCGCCCCATCTTCCCACTTACCCACCCTTCTCCACCCCATCCACAGCCCCTGGCTTCTCTCTTCCGTCCTCACTTCAGCCTCTACTCAATTTCCGATCTTCAGTTTTTCACCCGAGCAGAAAAATGTCCCTGTCTCAGCAGGATAGACCTATGAGCACACATGTCTGATGGCCATCTCTGCTCTCCCTTGCCTTCCCCGACCCTGTCCTTCAAGCCCTGTCCTGAATGGAGCCAGgctgcccctctcctcccaggAAAGCCCTGATCCTGCCTGTATCTTGGCCAGGAATGGCAGTAGGACCTCTGTCACCTCGGGCAAGGTGGCGAATAGGAGCTGGGCTGAGTCTGTCTTTGTGCCCAGGGCTCCCATTCTGGTGTCTCCTGGATGTGATACCCATAAAGAATGAGAAAGGGGAGGTGGCCCTCTTCCTGGTCTCTCACAAGGATATCAGCGACACCAAGAACCGAGGGGGCCCTGACAACTGGAAGGAGAGAGGTGGGTGCCTGTGGGGCTGCTGATTTAGTGGCCGCAGCTGGCTGGTGTATTGGGTACCTCAGGCCTGGGCAGGGGGCCTTCGCACCCAGCTTGCACTCGTGGGTCCCCCCACTCTCTTGCATTCATTAACTCCTTCTTTGCTGGGTGAGAGGCCTGTGCTGCTCTCATTTCCACATGCCCAGGTATGTGGAAAGCTTGTTTCCAAACAGACGCCTTGAGACAAAGTTGGAGTTTTAAAGTCCACTTTACTAAGAAACTGaaagcaagcagactcccctagTGCTGGTGAAGTACCATTTCCTGACCAGTTAATGAGGCTGAGCGCAGACCCACCTGGTTCCTCTTCCTCCAACTGACCTGACTGGGAGCCCAAGGGCTGGTGGAGGCCTTTGACCAGCTCAGAAAGCTGTCATCAGAAGCTGGCTTTGCCCCTGGGGATGCCGGGTACTGTCCATTCCCCACTCCTGCCACCCCAGCCCTGGGAAGCACCTCCATACTCCTTTCTCAGGCCTTTCCCTATGGAGATCCTCTCCTGCCTGTTCCTTGATCCAGACCTCCTTCTGCTGGAAGCAGGCATGGGGAGGCGTGTCTAGAAGCACCCACAGGACTGCCCATTGCTGGCACTGGCGAGTGCCCCTAGAGATGAGGAAGCTGGAGCCCCCCAGCTCTAAACAGACTAACTGGTCCCTGAGTCAGTCCAGCTCGTGGGCCAGCAACTGGTGTCCTACACCCAAGACCCTGGCTGGGGTGTGCAGGCACTCCCCCCATCAGCCTCATGGGTCCCTCTTTTGCAGGTGGTGGCCGGCGCCGATATGGCCGGGGAGGAGCCAAAGGCTTCAATGCCAACCGGCGGCGGAGCCGCGCTGTGCTCTACCACCTGTCCGGGCACCTGCAGAAACAGCCCAAGGGCAAGCACAAGCTCAATAAGGTGGATTGTGCACAagggtgtgtgtttggggggcaGGGTAGGGGCAAGCTGAGGAGATGAAGGGAGGAACTAAGCCCACCAGAGAGAGGATGTCCAGGGGATGACCCAGGCCCCAACAGCactttgggggtggggacagagggagggaaggaatgtCAGATATCCGATCCATCAAAGTTACAATCTTGGCCCTGGCTCCTCAGGGCCAAGATCAATATTGGCTCCTCCCCCAAGCAGTGGTGTGACCTCAGCTAAGTCAGTGGCCTCTCCGATCCTCAGTGTTCTGATCTGTAACATGGGGACTCTAATGCCTGTGTCGGGGTAGCTTTGAGTatgcagggagagaaaggaggtggatgcctgccccacaccccatccAAACTCAGCCTCTGCCAATTTCCTGTCCttctggcctgacctgccctgcCGCACTCAGGGGGTATTCGGGGAGAAGCCAAACTTGCCCGAGTACAAAGTAGCCGCCATCCGAAAGTCGCCTTTCATCCTGCTGCACTGTGGGGCACTGAGGGCCACTTGGGACGGCTTCATCCTGCTTGCGACCCTCTACGTGGCTGTCACGGTGCCCTACAGCGTGTGTGTGAGCACAGCCCGGGAGCCCAACTCCGCCCGCAGTGCCCCCAGCGTCTGTGATCTGGCCGTGGAGGTCCTCTTCATTCTTGGTACGTGtgccccctgcctcccaccctaCCCTGTGCCGGGCACCCCTCAGGGTCGATGGGGAGAGTCTGCGTGGCTTCCGTGCCTGCTGACAAATGTCCCCCATGCCGCCCCCCTGTTTGTGACCTGTGGGCTTTGAAAGCAAACCTACGTTCCAAACATGTCTCTACTGCTAATGGGTTATGGGACCCTGAGCCAATCATTgcctctccgtgcctcagtttttcCCTCCATCAAAGATGCACAACAGTGTCCACCCTTTAGAGTTCTGTGCGAAGTAAGATGGTCGGGGACCCAGGCCACTGTCAGatactgagcaggagcccaggaAGCAGGGTGTCCTCCTATACCCGGCGCTGAGTCCCACCCGGACTTCCTGCAGACATCGTGCTGAACTTCCGTACCACGTTCGTGTCCAAGTCGGGCCAGGTGGTGTTTGCCCCAAAGTCCATCTGTCTCCACTACGTCACCACCTGGTTCCTGCTGGATGTCATCGCTGCGCTGCCCTTTGACTTGCTACATGCCTTCAAGGTCAATGTGGTCAGTGCAGCCGGGCTGGGTGGGCTTTGGGGCCGGGCAGGTGGGCCTGGGCCCAGGGTGacctccctgtctctccccacccccagtacTTTGGGGCCCACCTGCTGAAGACCGTGCGGCTGCTGCGGCTGCTGCGGCTGCTCCCGCGGCTAGACCGCTACTCCCAGTACAGCGCCGTGGTGCTCACCCTGCTCATGGCCGTGTTCGCTCTGCTCGCCCACTGGGTGGCCTGCGTCTGGTTCTACATCGGCCAGCGGGAGATCGAGAGCAGTGCCTCAGAGCTGCCAGAGATTGGTACTAGAGGCTCCTGGAGGGCGGGGGCGAGTGTCCTTGTGTGTCAgaggagcgtgtgtgtgtgtgtgtgtgtgtatcagggAAACGGGAGTCCCGGTGTATGTTTCTGAGCTGATACGAGGAGTCAGGGATGTGTGTGCAAGTCGGCCTCTGCAGGGGCATTTGGGGGGTTCAGGcaagtgggtgtgtgtgtgtgaggagaaTGCGAGTgctggcatgtgtgtgtgcatggaggAGTGCCACAGAGCCACCACTCTGAGGCAGGCCTGCTCTTTAGCAGTCGGGCACAGCTGTGAGAGCTCCGTGGGCTGCCCAGGGGAGTCCTCTTCACCCGTCATGACCTCCTTGTGGCCTTAGCTTTTGTCAGCTTCTCCAGGCCCTTGCCCAGCCAAGAACTGCACCCCTCTCAGGAGAAGCCATGCAGGGAGCCCCTGCCCTCCTGGGTACCTCTGAGGCCTGGTGCCCTCCCACCGCCCTCTTGAAATCTCCCCAAGCACCTGGCCTGCCAGGCCCTTCCCCACTCCAGTTCCCTCTAGCCCGGCTCTCTCAGCTGCAGCTCCTCCCTCCCCCGGGCCCAAAACGCAGCCTTTCTCTGCGCCCCGCGGGTGCCTTCACTCTCCTTCACTTCACCTCCACTTCCACTCCTCCCCCTCTTCGCCTCCCACTCACATCTTCACTTCTGCCAGCAaggctcccacccccacctctccaccCAGAATGACAGCTGGCAGGTCACGGGGACCTTCTGGGGCCAAATCTCCTTGGTGTCCCATGGCACCCAACCCTGCTGACCACACTCCTTGGAACCGCTCTGCCTCTCCGCCCTGAGCAACAGCAGCCTCCTTCGTACCGGCCTGTCTCTTCCCCTCACCTCATGCTCTGTGATCCCATGGGTGCCACGACACCGTCTcagcttctctccttcccctaaCTCCAAACCATTCCGTGCCCACCTGTTCTAATTCTTCATACCCTGAGGCCCCCAAACCGCACACACCTTCTTCCTCCCATGCCCTCCAGCCTTCTGGTGGCTTCCCAGGAACTGGCCTGTATTGCCTGTTCTAGTCAGTGGGCAACAGGCCAGCGGCTCACCTGGCCTGGCCATCTGCTCCATGGTGGGATCAGCAGGAGGGCAGGTGGGCCTTAGAAACGTGCTCTGATCGGTTCCCAGGGACGAGGAGGCTCCTGCAAACCCTCTTTCCCCTGCCAAACCCATGGAGACTGGTGCGTGGCCCAGAGGCCCATGCGGGTATTCCCCGAAGCTCTAGTTGCCGAGCACATGGAACCGGGATACTCCAGGCAGTGTCGGCTCCTTGGCACCTGCCCTTCCCAGAGGGAGGCTGTGGTGGAGGCGGCTCTGGGGGTCAGACGGCCACCCAGCAAACACAGTCAGTGGGCTGGAAGGTAGATAACCCTGATCCCGAAGTGGGCTCAGACACCCGATCCCTGGGTCAGTTCACTCCCACACGGGACCCAGATGCTCCGAGTCATGCATCGTATGGCTCCTTTTTTCTGACACCCTGACAGGGGGCGCTCAGCTGACATGAAGAGTATCTTTGGCTCCAGGAGGGGCTTGGATCCCACCGTGGAGAACACGGGCAAGTGGGAGGCAGTCTGTTTTGCCTGTTAAATCTAGCACCCTTGACCCCAGGTTTTCAAGTAATTTCATTCTTGAAATGGGCTGGTTCTAGCTCACATTAGGGGAGTTTCCAAGTCCTTCACATCGTCCGCTCCTCTTTTCTGCAGAGAAAGGTCTCCCCAGATGGGTCAGAGCCACATTCAGGACCTCCCAGAGCCCAGCCTCGGAAGGgatgtctggggggggggggagtggcgCCCCCTCCTGGTCCAGCTCTGGTGGGAGGTGCCTTCTCTGGCTTCCTTGCCTTGGTTCTGGGGCTCCTGTGGGCATGGTGTGAACACAGAGTCCCTTGCCCCGATTCCCATCAGCCCAGTAGCAATGGGCCCGATTTTCAAAAGATGGTGCGAGATACTGAGGGAGATCACTCAGGGCGTTCCTCCACCAGCCTCCAGAGCAGCCTGACCACATCACCAGCTGCAGGAGCTGCCGGGGCCCCATAGCCAGAACAGAGGACAGGCCCCTCAGCCGCCTTCCCTCATCCTTCTGCTTCTCACCCTTGACCCCCCACCCTCCTTACCTGACAACTGGCTTCAGGTCAGAGGCCCGACTGAATAGCAACTGAAGAGTTTTGAGCAGGAGGGCGAGTCCTCACCTTGGCTCAGGCCTTAACATATCTTCCCAAATTCCTTAGGCAAGAATTTGACACCCCCAGTGCGGACCCCACATTCTAGCTAATTCTAGCTAAATTCTAGCTATTTGCTTGCACTTCCTAGATCAGGAACAACCTTCTCTCAGCTTCTTTGATTCAAAACACTACCCATCTGCTGAGACCAAGCACCAATATCCCCTCTTTCAGGAAGGCCTCTGGCCCTAACTCACAGCGTGTTGGCTTGAGCCCCATCACGTGGCACACGGGTGTTGTGCAGGAGGCCCATGTCTGTGTGACTGCTGAATGAACGGCTcccagcatggggtggggggtgtggcaATCTCGGGGAGCAGCGTGTGTAAGGGGTTAGGGAGAGTGTAGTTCAGGGAGGCTGGATGTGTCCAGGAGGAAGGGGCTGAGTgcacacagagaggcagaggcgaGTTCCCCAGGCCGCCTCTGCACTTGCCCTCCGTGTCTCTGCTCTAGATCTaccctccctcccttgctcctctgactcccagctctgccaggaCCCCTGAGGCCCCCGTGGACCCCAGCAATCCCCGTCCAATACCTGACAACTCCCACAACCTTCCAGCTAGGCTTCCGAGTTACTTGGAGTAGCCAAAGCTCCTGAGAGACCCAGTACACagccccacttcctgcccaggccAGACAGAGAACGTGGGGTTGATGGAGACTGGAGCAGTGTCCAGCTTCTGCCGGTGTCCCAGGCTGGCCCGTGTCCGCACATGCGCTCAAGAGCCTCAGTGTATGTCCAGGGGTCTGCCTCCCTGTGGCCTTTGAGTGTGCTCACCTGTGTGCTTGTGGTCGCCTCTCCTACCCAGGTGTCCGAGTGCCAGCCCCTGTGTgcccttgtctctctctcaagtgcgAGCAGGCTTTCTCTGTGTGAGTGGCTGTGGCTGTGCACCTGTGAGTGTGCTCACACGTGTGTGTCCTCATCCTGGGCGGAGCCTGTCTGTGGCCTTAATAGTGCGTATGCACGTGTCCACGTCAGCATGCCTGAGAACGCATATGTGAGGCTGGGTGGTCTGTGTGGTTGTGAGGATAGGTGAGGGTGAAGCGACTTTCAGAGCAGGTGagctgagagagagcaagaggagtCTGGGGGTATAGGGTAGAGGAGGCAGCCTCCAGCTGGGCTTGCTTCCTGGGAGTCATGCCAGCCACAGGGAAGAGGGACTGGTGCTCCTTGCTTGGCACCACCAGACACCAGCTGGGGAGAGGATAGCCTCGTCCTCCCGTGCTTgtcttgggggagggggcgtgtAGACTGGGTTGTGCTGGACGGCAGGGGAGGCAAGTGGTCAAGGAACCTGGGGTGTGGATCTACATCCATGTGTCCCCCATGGCGGCGGGAGGGGGCAACAGTGGGCACACCTGGGCCTGCAGGGTAGGCCTTAGGTGCGcccatccctgcccccaggcTGGTTGCAGGAGCTGGCCCGCCGCCTGGAGACGCCCTACTACCTGGTGGGCCAGAGCCCAGCTGTGGGGAACAGCTCCGGTCGCAGCGACAACTGCAGCAGCGGCAGCGGGGAGGCCAATGGGACGGGACTGGAGCTCCTGGGCGGCCCCTCTCTGCGAAGCGCCTACATCACCTCCCTCTACTTCGCGCTCAGCAGCCTGACCAGCGTGGGCTTTGGCAACGTGTCCGCCAACACCGACACGGAGAAGATCTTCTCCATCTGCACCATGCTCATTGGCGGTGAGGCCCGCTCCCCTCCTGGCCCCAAGCAGGCCTGGCTCCCCGCCTGCCCCAGGGGCCCGAAGCCCTTCCTAGAGTTTCTTGTGCTTGGGCGGCGGGAGGAACAGAGAACTAGGGCCAGGGGAGCCCACGTGGCTGCAGGACTCAGTGCTCGACCCAGGCGCCTGTGGGGGCGGGGACAGAGGACCCACGCGCCCAGCGCAGCGTCAGGCCGGCCCGGAGTGACCCAGTCTCGCCGCCCTCCCCAGCCCTGATGCACGCGGTGGTGTTTGGGAACGTGACGGCCATCATCCAGCGCATGTACGCCCGCCGCTTTCTGTACCACAGCCGCACCCGTGACCTGCGCGACTACATCCGCATCCACCGCATCCCCAAGCCGCTCAAGCAGCGCATGCTCGAGTACTTCCAGGCCACCTGGGCGGTGAACAACGGCATCGACACCACGGAGGTGCGCTCGCGGGTCTCAGGGCGGGCCCTTCCGGACTTCGCTCCCTCGAGGAGTGTGTGCTCGGCCTCAAAcccccagcagtgggctggggggcAAGAGATGCGGAATTCTGGCTTCTGTTCTCTACTGGGGGGACGGTAGTCTGGGGCGCAGGGCGCTCAAAAAGACTTGGAGGCCTTTTTGCACCCTTGTTAGGCCCGCAGGCTCTGCTCATGGACCTCCAGCTGGGGGCCTGCAGGAGGAAAGCGGAACTGCTGGCCCCGGGTTGAAGTGtgggaagaaggcagagcagATCCCCCTCACTGATTGTCCCCTTTGTGAAGCCTCAGGTCCCTTTCGCGCCTCTGCTTTGCTCCCAAGGCCTGCCTCAGAGGGGCTGGCTGGAGGCTGCCTTACATTCTGCCACCACTGACCTCCCCACGCCCCCTACCCTCCAGCTGCTGCAGAGTCTCCCTGACGAGCTCCGCGCAGACATCGCCATGCACCTGCACAAGGAGGTTCTGCAGCTGCCCCTGTTTGAGGCGGCGAGCCGCGGCTGCCTG
This DNA window, taken from Meles meles chromosome 7, mMelMel3.1 paternal haplotype, whole genome shotgun sequence, encodes the following:
- the KCNH3 gene encoding potassium voltage-gated channel subfamily H member 3 isoform X2 codes for the protein MQRGCACSFLYGPDTSELVRQQIRKALDEHKEFKAELILYRKSGLPFWCLLDVIPIKNEKGEVALFLVSHKDISDTKNRGGPDNWKERGGGRRRYGRGGAKGFNANRRRSRAVLYHLSGHLQKQPKGKHKLNKGVFGEKPNLPEYKVAAIRKSPFILLHCGALRATWDGFILLATLYVAVTVPYSVCVSTAREPNSARSAPSVCDLAVEVLFILDIVLNFRTTFVSKSGQVVFAPKSICLHYVTTWFLLDVIAALPFDLLHAFKVNVYFGAHLLKTVRLLRLLRLLPRLDRYSQYSAVVLTLLMAVFALLAHWVACVWFYIGQREIESSASELPEIGWLQELARRLETPYYLVGQSPAVGNSSGRSDNCSSGSGEANGTGLELLGGPSLRSAYITSLYFALSSLTSVGFGNVSANTDTEKIFSICTMLIGALMHAVVFGNVTAIIQRMYARRFLYHSRTRDLRDYIRIHRIPKPLKQRMLEYFQATWAVNNGIDTTELLQSLPDELRADIAMHLHKEVLQLPLFEAASRGCLRALSLALRPAFCTPGEYLIHQGDALQALYFVCSGSMEVLKGGTVLAILGKGDLIGCELPRREQVVKANADVKGLTYCVLQCLQLAGLHESLALYPEFAPRFSRGLRGELSYNLGAGGGPAEADTSSLSGDNTLMSTLEEKETDGEQGPAASPAPADEPSSPLLSPGCTSSSSAAKLLSPRRTAPRPRLRGRGRPGRAGASQAEAGPSVHPRSLEGLQLPSVPWNMPPDLSPRVVDGIEDGCASDQPKFSFRVGQSGPECSSSPSPGPENGLLAVPLGPSEARNTDMLDKLRQAVTELSEQVLQMREGLQSLRQAVQQVLAPHGEGPCPRASGEGPCLSSTSGLLQPLCVDTGTSSYCLQPPAGSVLSGTWPHPRPGPPPLVAPWPWGPPASQSSPWPRATAFWTSTSDSEPPGSGELCPEPSTPGSLPAEEGARTGPPEPTHQAEAASTGEPPPGSGGLALPWEPHSLEMVLIGCHGSGTVQWTQEEGTGV